One segment of Cetobacterium sp. NK01 DNA contains the following:
- the citD gene encoding citrate lyase acyl carrier protein — translation MTINKPAKCGTLESNDIFVMLTPSENGISIELESVVEKQFGNHIKMVIEEKLKEMGITSVLVKAQDKGALDYTIRARIEGAVKRG, via the coding sequence ATGACAATAAATAAACCTGCTAAATGTGGAACATTAGAGTCTAATGATATATTTGTAATGTTAACTCCAAGTGAAAATGGAATAAGTATTGAATTAGAAAGTGTTGTAGAAAAGCAGTTTGGAAATCATATAAAGATGGTTATTGAAGAGAAATTAAAAGAGATGGGAATTACTTCAGTTTTAGTAAAAGCTCAAGATAAAGGAGCTTTAGATTATACAATAAGAGCTAGAATTGAAGGAGCTGTTAAAAGAGGTTGA
- a CDS encoding PTS transporter subunit EIIC translates to MDNQSIAKEIIEKLGSKGNIVVINNCMTRVRVSVKDDNKVDFKKLDEIPGVIKVIRDDTIQVVVGPGKSKKIADEMKKLCEEISINNDEWKKTKENVKSKQSKFSSILRRLANVFIPLIPAIIGAGLLNGIAGYFQNVYTAEGIKDMPMWITFFQTLGSGLFAYFAIFVGINSANEFGATPALGGVIGAITISGNINIFSKALGLYNADVPLNSILIPGKGGIIGVIIGVAILAWVEKQLRKIIPDFLDTILTPMISLLIVGTLTIFAIMPFAGVVSDGIIKVFSFFIMSEGPIAIIGGFILAASFLPLLMVGLHHGLIPFYMVQLTQFGSISLFPILCMAGGGQIGGAAAIYIKAKNNKKLRNIIRSAMPVAILGIGEPMLYGVTLPLGKPFITASIAGGIGGAFLAATKVQTIAFGPAGVTAIPLVVPGKILYYIIGLGISYIAGFIITYFFGIPKDIDEAV, encoded by the coding sequence ATGGATAATCAATCAATTGCAAAAGAGATAATTGAAAAATTGGGATCAAAAGGCAATATAGTAGTTATAAATAACTGTATGACAAGAGTGAGAGTTTCTGTTAAGGATGATAATAAAGTAGATTTTAAAAAATTAGATGAAATTCCAGGAGTTATAAAAGTGATAAGGGATGATACAATTCAAGTAGTTGTAGGTCCAGGAAAAAGTAAAAAAATAGCAGATGAAATGAAAAAACTTTGTGAAGAAATATCGATTAATAATGATGAATGGAAAAAAACAAAAGAAAATGTAAAATCAAAGCAAAGTAAATTTTCTTCAATATTAAGAAGATTGGCAAATGTATTTATTCCACTAATTCCAGCTATAATAGGAGCAGGGCTTTTAAATGGAATAGCAGGGTATTTCCAAAATGTATACACAGCAGAAGGTATAAAAGATATGCCTATGTGGATAACTTTTTTCCAAACTTTAGGAAGTGGTTTATTTGCATATTTTGCAATATTTGTGGGTATAAATTCAGCTAATGAGTTTGGAGCAACGCCCGCTTTAGGTGGAGTTATTGGAGCAATAACAATAAGTGGAAATATAAATATATTTTCAAAGGCACTAGGTTTATATAATGCAGATGTACCACTAAATAGTATATTAATTCCTGGTAAAGGTGGAATAATAGGTGTAATAATTGGTGTTGCAATTTTGGCTTGGGTTGAAAAGCAGCTTAGAAAAATTATACCAGATTTTTTAGATACAATTTTAACGCCTATGATTTCATTGTTAATAGTGGGAACATTAACAATATTTGCAATAATGCCTTTTGCAGGAGTAGTTTCAGATGGAATTATAAAAGTATTTTCATTCTTTATAATGAGTGAAGGTCCTATAGCAATAATAGGTGGGTTTATATTGGCAGCATCTTTTTTACCTTTGTTAATGGTTGGATTACATCATGGACTAATACCATTTTATATGGTTCAATTAACACAATTTGGAAGTATATCATTGTTCCCAATACTTTGTATGGCAGGTGGAGGACAGATAGGTGGGGCTGCAGCAATTTATATAAAAGCAAAAAATAATAAAAAATTAAGGAATATAATAAGATCTGCAATGCCAGTTGCAATATTAGGAATTGGAGAACCCATGCTTTATGGGGTAACACTACCATTAGGAAAACCTTTTATAACAGCTTCAATAGCAGGTGGAATAGGTGGCGCATTTTTAGCAGCTACAAAAGTTCAAACAATAGCTTTTGGACCAGCGGGAGTAACAGCTATTCCTTTAGTTGTTCCAGGAAAAATTTTATATTATATAATTGGATTAGGAATATCTTATATAGCTGGATTTATAATAACGTATTTCTTTGGAATTCCAAAAGATATTGATGAAGCTGTATAA
- the citF gene encoding citrate lyase subunit alpha — MKNILGREIPEFIEGYGNVKQYKGYLSNKDGVIKKDFKFKTISAQDSKLHTDLNKLMDKLPLKDGMVVSFHHHLRNGDFVLNMVMEEIAKRGYKNITIAASSIFPCHKGLVKMIEDKVVTQIYAAYISGPVAEAISQGKLERPAIMHTHGGRARIFESGERTIDIAFMAAPTSDEYGNINGVDGKSACGALGYAHTDAELANIVVAITDNLVEYPNTTIEINQTLVDYVLVVDAIGDPKGIVSGTTQITKNPIGLKVADLTAKFIEESGYLKNGMSFQTGAGGISLAVAAQLKNIMKQKEICGSFASGGITGYIVDMYKEGLFKALFDVQCFDLDAIKSAKENPAHITMSASMYANANNKGAVVNKLDVVILGATEIDTNFNVNVTTGSNGVIMGGSGGHSDTAAGSKLCIIVSQLVNSRISVVKDKVTTLTTPGETVDILVTERGIAINPLRKDLLEKFKDSKLPIKTIGELREIARNMTGQENDIEFEDEIVAVVEYRDGTVVDTIKKVK, encoded by the coding sequence ATGAAAAATATTTTAGGAAGAGAAATTCCTGAATTTATAGAAGGATATGGAAACGTAAAACAATACAAAGGGTATCTTTCAAATAAAGATGGAGTAATAAAAAAGGATTTTAAATTTAAAACTATATCTGCTCAAGATTCAAAATTACATACAGATTTAAACAAATTAATGGATAAATTACCATTGAAGGATGGGATGGTAGTTTCGTTTCACCATCATTTAAGAAATGGGGATTTTGTTTTAAATATGGTAATGGAAGAGATTGCAAAAAGAGGATATAAAAATATAACAATAGCAGCAAGTTCTATATTCCCTTGTCATAAAGGGTTGGTAAAAATGATAGAAGATAAGGTGGTAACTCAAATATATGCAGCGTATATATCTGGACCAGTAGCCGAAGCTATATCTCAAGGGAAGTTAGAAAGACCTGCTATAATGCATACACATGGTGGAAGAGCAAGAATATTTGAATCAGGAGAGAGAACTATTGATATTGCATTCATGGCAGCTCCTACAAGTGATGAATATGGAAATATAAATGGTGTAGATGGAAAATCAGCTTGTGGAGCATTAGGATATGCACATACAGATGCAGAGTTAGCTAATATAGTTGTGGCTATAACAGATAACCTAGTTGAGTATCCAAACACGACAATTGAAATAAATCAAACTTTAGTAGATTATGTTTTAGTTGTAGATGCAATAGGAGATCCGAAAGGAATTGTGTCGGGAACAACTCAAATAACTAAAAATCCGATTGGATTAAAAGTTGCAGATTTAACAGCAAAATTTATTGAGGAATCTGGATACTTAAAGAATGGTATGAGTTTTCAAACTGGTGCAGGAGGAATATCTTTAGCTGTAGCAGCACAGTTAAAAAATATAATGAAGCAAAAAGAGATTTGTGGAAGTTTTGCATCTGGAGGAATAACAGGGTATATTGTTGATATGTATAAAGAGGGACTGTTTAAAGCTTTATTTGATGTTCAATGTTTTGACTTAGATGCTATAAAATCAGCTAAGGAAAATCCAGCACATATAACGATGTCAGCATCAATGTATGCCAATGCAAACAATAAAGGAGCAGTTGTAAATAAGTTAGATGTTGTCATTTTAGGAGCTACAGAGATTGATACAAACTTTAATGTAAATGTAACAACAGGGTCTAATGGAGTTATAATGGGAGGATCAGGTGGTCACTCTGATACAGCTGCAGGTTCAAAATTATGTATAATAGTATCACAGCTTGTTAATTCTAGAATATCTGTTGTAAAAGACAAAGTTACAACTTTAACTACACCAGGAGAAACAGTTGATATTCTTGTAACTGAAAGAGGAATTGCTATAAATCCTTTAAGAAAAGATTTATTAGAAAAATTTAAAGATTCCAAACTTCCAATAAAAACAATAGGGGAGTTAAGAGAGATAGCTAGAAACATGACTGGACAAGAGAATGATATTGAGTTTGAAGATGAAATAGTTGCAGTTGTTGAGTATAGAGATGGTACTGTTGTAGATACAATAAAAAAAGTGAAATAA
- the murQ gene encoding N-acetylmuramic acid 6-phosphate etherase, which produces MEKILEGKTTETRNLKSMNMDSMSIKEVLILINEEDKKVPESIQEVIPEIEKAVKLIIEAFNNNGRLVYMGAGTSGRLGVLDAVECPPTFGVDKTKVMGLIAGGEKAFVEAQEGAEDSKELAIEELNEIDLRSNDIVCGIAASGRTPYVIGGIEYAKKIGCKTIAIACNKKSKIGEIADVAIEVEVGPEVLTGSTRMKAGTAQKLILNMISTASMTGIGKVYENLMVDLKITNIKLRERAKNNIMQITGCSYEVAQEALEKASNQVKVAIIMILLKCNKEEALERLNESKGFIREAVK; this is translated from the coding sequence ATGGAAAAGATATTAGAAGGAAAAACAACAGAAACAAGAAATTTAAAGAGTATGAATATGGATAGCATGAGTATAAAAGAGGTCTTAATACTTATAAATGAAGAGGATAAAAAAGTTCCAGAAAGTATTCAAGAGGTTATTCCAGAAATTGAGAAGGCAGTAAAATTAATTATAGAAGCTTTTAATAATAATGGAAGATTAGTATATATGGGTGCTGGAACAAGTGGAAGATTGGGAGTTTTAGATGCTGTAGAATGTCCACCAACATTTGGAGTAGATAAGACAAAAGTGATGGGATTAATAGCAGGAGGAGAAAAAGCCTTTGTAGAAGCCCAAGAGGGCGCAGAAGATTCAAAAGAGTTAGCTATAGAAGAGTTGAATGAAATAGATTTAAGATCAAATGATATAGTTTGTGGAATAGCGGCTTCGGGAAGAACACCATATGTAATAGGCGGAATTGAATATGCAAAAAAAATAGGTTGTAAAACAATAGCCATTGCATGTAATAAGAAAAGTAAAATAGGAGAGATAGCAGATGTAGCAATAGAGGTAGAAGTGGGACCAGAAGTTTTAACGGGATCTACAAGAATGAAGGCAGGAACAGCTCAAAAATTAATTTTAAATATGATTAGTACTGCTTCAATGACAGGTATAGGGAAAGTTTATGAAAATTTAATGGTAGATTTAAAAATTACTAACATAAAGCTACGAGAGAGGGCAAAAAATAATATAATGCAAATAACGGGGTGTAGTTATGAAGTTGCCCAAGAAGCGTTAGAAAAAGCTAGTAATCAAGTAAAAGTAGCAATTATAATGATTTTATTAAAATGTAATAAAGAAGAAGCCTTAGAAAGACTAAATGAATCTAAAGGGTTTATAAGAGAAGCAGTAAAATAA
- the hutX gene encoding heme utilization cystosolic carrier protein HutX, translating into MKNKINEILVNDEKVSLNKIAKELDIPMIEVLREASTVKKYDIEKIDELFDILRGWEKVFLLVVTPSFVLEIQDKFPKGFYAHGFLNFHDKNSTIGGHLSVGKIKEIFLVKDIMFGRESYSIKFFGEDEKEIFAVYVPRNEKKELIEECLESFKSL; encoded by the coding sequence ATGAAAAATAAAATAAATGAGATATTGGTAAATGATGAAAAGGTTTCTTTAAATAAAATAGCTAAAGAATTAGATATTCCAATGATTGAAGTTTTAAGAGAGGCATCGACTGTAAAGAAGTATGATATAGAAAAAATTGATGAATTATTCGATATATTAAGAGGATGGGAAAAAGTATTTTTATTAGTTGTTACCCCAAGTTTTGTATTAGAGATACAAGATAAGTTTCCAAAAGGATTTTATGCTCACGGATTCTTGAATTTTCATGATAAAAATTCAACAATAGGTGGACATTTAAGTGTGGGAAAAATAAAAGAGATTTTTTTAGTAAAAGATATAATGTTTGGAAGAGAGAGTTATTCTATAAAATTCTTTGGGGAGGATGAAAAGGAAATATTTGCAGTATATGTTCCAAGAAATGAGAAGAAAGAGTTGATTGAAGAGTGTTTAGAAAGTTTTAAAAGTTTATAA
- a CDS encoding MurR/RpiR family transcriptional regulator: MIENIIKSMKNNLSESEKIIATYIVKNKNVIGEITSTELAKKIGVSQSSIIKFIKKIGFSGYIAFKLQLERDLENKKSLSKNKIHSDINLEDSLEEVTKKTLAETIEALNNTVGVIDYKNFETIIEKIRESGRILIIGSGMSSIVARDLELKLMKIKMDTVHYDSKQMQLMKLSTMNDKDLVIAISHRGETQEVLDVVKIAKDMNIPVISITSIGKNSLSSLSDYNIGVVSKESIFRSSAISSRMAQMIILDSIFLRLMQKDYRKVKKYIEKSKKIVGWVEK, translated from the coding sequence GTGATTGAAAATATTATAAAAAGTATGAAAAATAACTTATCTGAAAGTGAAAAAATAATTGCAACATATATTGTTAAAAATAAAAACGTAATAGGAGAGATTACTTCGACAGAGTTAGCTAAAAAAATAGGAGTAAGTCAGTCTTCAATTATTAAATTTATAAAAAAAATAGGATTTTCAGGATACATAGCATTTAAGTTACAATTAGAAAGAGATTTAGAAAATAAAAAAAGTTTATCAAAAAATAAAATACATAGTGATATAAACTTAGAAGATTCTTTAGAAGAGGTGACAAAAAAAACATTAGCAGAAACTATAGAAGCTTTAAATAATACTGTGGGAGTAATTGATTATAAAAATTTTGAAACTATTATAGAGAAAATTAGAGAAAGCGGTCGTATCTTAATAATAGGTTCGGGAATGTCATCAATTGTAGCAAGGGATTTAGAATTAAAGTTAATGAAAATAAAAATGGATACAGTTCATTATGATAGTAAGCAAATGCAGCTTATGAAGCTTTCAACAATGAATGATAAAGATTTAGTTATAGCAATTTCTCATAGAGGAGAAACACAAGAAGTTTTAGATGTTGTAAAAATAGCTAAAGATATGAATATTCCTGTTATTTCAATAACATCAATTGGAAAAAATAGTCTTTCTTCTTTAAGCGATTATAATATTGGAGTTGTTTCTAAAGAAAGTATATTTAGAAGCTCAGCTATTTCTTCTAGAATGGCACAAATGATAATATTAGATAGTATTTTTTTAAGATTAATGCAAAAAGATTATAGAAAAGTAAAAAAATATATAGAAAAAAGTAAAAAAATAGTGGGATGGGTGGAAAAATAA
- a CDS encoding HpcH/HpaI aldolase/citrate lyase family protein, translated as MKLRRTMLFMPGNNPGMLQTADTFGADSVIFDLEDAVALTEKDAARILVTEAMRTMNYGETEVVIRINPLSSPFAMTDIDKMARLKPDAILLPKATPEDMEILEKELERIEKEEGFEVGTIKVHALVETAYGVETVYETIKSSNRIQAVLLGGEDLAADLAVKRTKDSEELFYARTKVVNACKALKVDAIDTPFTDTNDYEGLAADSRKAKMLGFSGKLAINPRQIDTIHEVYSPTKQEINHALRVMAAKEEAEKEGLGVFSLDGKMVDLPIINRAIQTLEIAEMIGLLD; from the coding sequence GTGAAATTAAGAAGAACAATGTTATTTATGCCTGGAAATAACCCAGGAATGCTACAAACAGCAGATACATTTGGAGCAGATTCAGTAATATTTGATTTAGAAGATGCAGTTGCTTTAACAGAAAAAGATGCAGCAAGAATATTAGTAACAGAAGCTATGAGAACTATGAATTATGGAGAAACAGAAGTTGTAATAAGGATAAATCCACTATCATCTCCATTTGCAATGACAGATATAGATAAGATGGCTAGATTAAAGCCAGATGCAATACTACTTCCAAAGGCTACTCCAGAAGATATGGAGATTTTGGAAAAAGAGTTAGAAAGAATTGAAAAAGAGGAAGGGTTTGAAGTAGGAACTATAAAAGTTCATGCTTTAGTAGAAACGGCTTATGGAGTGGAAACTGTTTATGAAACAATAAAGTCTTCTAATAGAATTCAAGCTGTTTTATTAGGTGGAGAAGATTTAGCTGCAGATTTAGCAGTAAAAAGAACTAAAGATTCAGAAGAGTTATTTTATGCTAGAACAAAGGTAGTAAATGCTTGTAAAGCATTAAAAGTAGATGCAATAGATACACCTTTTACTGATACAAATGATTACGAAGGATTAGCTGCAGATTCGAGAAAAGCTAAGATGTTAGGATTCTCTGGAAAGTTAGCTATAAACCCAAGACAAATAGATACAATTCATGAAGTATATTCTCCAACAAAGCAGGAGATAAATCATGCTTTAAGAGTTATGGCAGCAAAAGAAGAAGCGGAAAAAGAAGGATTAGGAGTGTTCTCTTTAGATGGAAAGATGGTTGATCTTCCAATTATAAATAGAGCTATCCAAACTTTAGAAATTGCTGAAATGATTGGATTATTAGATTAA
- a CDS encoding YhjD/YihY/BrkB family envelope integrity protein yields MILKFINKIKDYISELQLTHFYSQMKGALENYKRSNSNLWANTLCYFTTLSFIPVLAIAFSIGRWFGIDNYYLKQLTESSPLNEETVNLILETTQNLLQNTRSGIIAGVGFLSLGWVIISMFSVIEKALNSIWGIRKTRGVFRKVTDYFIVFLMLPVSVIGANILTNLKTDIFYSKHIIQLIAPYLALWIFFVFFYTVLPNTKVNLVPTLWSSFIISFLLNQSNMLLVRLQIIITTYNKIYGSFSVLLLSLIWLKIVWFLILIGAHFSYILQNRDSLGKIGIIKKINFISKYRVTQKVLLTLMENYLKNNKPISAIEISESLKIPTELTRGILDMLKKMGYISTIECETTDEKNYKLTMSVEIITFKKLYEDMENFGENYVIDEVKFNENSKIIEYFKNI; encoded by the coding sequence ATGATTTTAAAATTTATAAATAAAATAAAAGATTATATAAGTGAATTGCAACTAACTCACTTTTATAGTCAAATGAAGGGAGCTTTAGAAAATTATAAAAGATCAAATTCAAATTTATGGGCAAATACCTTATGTTATTTTACAACATTATCCTTTATACCTGTTTTAGCGATAGCGTTTAGTATTGGAAGATGGTTTGGGATAGATAATTATTATCTTAAACAATTGACAGAGAGTTCTCCGTTAAATGAGGAGACTGTAAATCTTATACTAGAAACAACTCAGAATTTGCTCCAAAATACTAGAAGTGGAATTATTGCAGGAGTAGGATTTTTATCATTAGGTTGGGTTATCATATCAATGTTTTCTGTGATTGAAAAAGCGTTAAATAGTATATGGGGAATTAGGAAAACAAGAGGTGTTTTTAGGAAAGTAACTGATTATTTTATTGTTTTTTTAATGTTACCAGTAAGTGTTATTGGAGCTAATATATTAACTAATCTAAAAACCGATATATTTTACAGTAAACATATAATACAATTAATAGCACCATATTTAGCATTGTGGATATTTTTTGTATTTTTTTATACTGTTCTTCCAAATACAAAAGTAAACTTAGTTCCAACTCTTTGGAGTAGTTTTATAATTTCATTTTTACTAAATCAAAGTAATATGTTATTAGTAAGATTACAGATAATAATAACAACATATAATAAAATTTATGGAAGCTTTTCAGTTCTGTTACTTTCTTTAATATGGTTAAAAATTGTATGGTTTTTAATTTTAATAGGAGCACACTTTTCATATATTTTACAAAATAGAGATAGTTTAGGAAAAATTGGAATAATAAAAAAAATAAATTTTATTTCAAAGTATAGGGTTACTCAAAAAGTATTACTAACATTGATGGAAAATTATTTGAAAAATAATAAACCAATATCTGCTATAGAGATATCTGAAAGTTTAAAAATACCAACAGAGTTAACTAGAGGAATTTTAGATATGTTAAAAAAAATGGGTTATATTTCAACAATTGAATGTGAAACAACAGATGAAAAAAATTATAAACTAACAATGAGTGTAGAGATAATAACATTTAAGAAATTATATGAAGATATGGAAAATTTTGGAGAAAATTATGTGATAGATGAAGTTAAATTTAATGAAAATTCAAAAATAATCGAATATTTTAAAAATATTTGA